The Lolium rigidum isolate FL_2022 chromosome 2, APGP_CSIRO_Lrig_0.1, whole genome shotgun sequence genomic interval ATAACCGAGTCAGGTCTCTGTGCCATAGTAGCAGCCGGAAGAATCTTTAAGCAGCATGTTATCCCCTGATTTTCTTGTTTCTGAGCTGGTAGAAGATGCATCTTTGAGCGGGTTATTTTCGGTTCTGTACATTATGCGGTGTCAGTGTGAGGTCCAACAAGTGATGACAGCAGATGAGATGAAAGGCCCGAAGAACAATTTGCATTCCTTTTGCTGCTATGAGGGTGGGTACTGTTGCATTAACGCTCCTGTCAAGAATCGTAAAAAAACAGCCATGCAAGGAAGAAGAACCGGGTGGCAACTGGTACAACCAAATGATCTGTAATACAATAGCTGAGGCAAAACAACTGATAAATCACAATTATACATCATTCAGTCAGACATTGCCATAAACATTAAAATTGAATAGCCAGCTGGACTACAAATAGCATTCTGAACTAAGAATACAACTATCAGATGCAGCCACTCATAAGATCCCAATCAAAAACCATCCGAGGCATATGGGGTCTCTATGAATATACATTGGATGCAACACATACAGAATGCACCAAACAAAAAAATATACAAGAAAAGAACTCATGCTCCTTCTTATCCCCACCTTCACTTCCAGACCAAGTCGGAAGCAATTTTTCTCAAGTGCTTTGTGCATTCTGATCTATTTGGACACCGCCAACCAGTGGTCTGGAGATGCAGGAGATTCCATAAACAGAACATGGTATGTGCAAATTTGAGCCTTCTACCCAAAAGGATTTCCACCGACAGCACCATAGGAAGGTGGGGTGCTTGGCTGGGAGTACCTGGGAGCAGCTTGTTGATCATAGCCAATGCCAAGGGAGCCTGGCCCTCCTTGTTGCCTGTGATGACACAAGTTAGACATCGATGTTGAAACCAGAAAATTCACAATGAAATTTACAGCGTCGACTGCTCTATTGCATTTGGGAGATGCAAAAAACGACTGTCCGTGCCACTTTAAGGTGGGGTGCTAGTAGTATGAAGGTGAAATAATTGACTGGATAGCTTTCAGAGATAGGGTGCTACTAGTAGGAAGGTGAAATAATTGGAGGGTAGCTTTCAAAGCTGGTAGCATCCAGTGGATGATCTCAACCATCCAATATGATCCAATGGGCAGAACATACAGTTCAGCAAGTTCTATTTTTAggcctgtttctttttcttttcttttttgcggAGAAGGTTGGTTCATATTTAATAGTACATTTATACAACTAGGATGTTTAATAGAATAGTAAGAAAAAACTCAGCTCAGATGCAGAACGTAGCACTAAAATTTCAACTTATAATAAATACAGCAATAGCTCACCTTGGAAGCATGCTGTTAGGTAGCTGCTCAGACATGTTGCTTGGAACGTGCTGCATCATGTAATGGTCTGAAGTTGAACCATAAATTAGTACAGCGTGCAAAAAGTAATGATAATAAAGAGCAAAATTGTAGAGATTGTGACGGGGACTATGTAAATACTTTGAGGTGCAGTTGACGGATACAGCTGCTGAGGTTGCTGTGGTGGAACTCCAAAACTTGAGTTACCAAGAAATGTTGGGGGAGTAGGGCCTGCTGGTGCTCCAGATAGGGGCTGCTAAGGCCAGAACAAAAATTAATAATAGAACATATGATGAACTTACTGAACACCAAGCAGAATTGTTCAAACTGATTCACTTGATAATTATTATGTGCTCAACATTTACAATAACGGCATGAAGAGTATACCATATGATTCTAATTTCCAATATTATGTAGAATAGTTGAGTATTTCAGTCATACCGCGTGAGCTTGAATCGGAGCTGCCTCATTTCCGAGGTCAAAAGGATTTGAAGCTTTTGCAGGTTGGGAATATGCCGGTTGCTGATACGCCGGTTGTTGGTATGCAGGTTGTTGGTATGCAGGTTGTTGATATGCAGGTTGCTGATATCCAGGTTGTTGATATGCAGGCTGCTGATATGCAGGTTGTTGATATGTAGGTTGAGAATATGCTGTCTGTGGAtatgcttgcattccctgtaactGGAAGCATATTTTTGTTCAGACAAATATCTTGGATAAAAATCATACTAATTGCTAATGCGAGAATGAATACCATTCCAGCAGGGTACTGCATGGCAAATCCCATTCCAGGTTGGGGTGCTCTTTGCCAGCCAGGCATTGTTTGAGCTGCTGATGGATAGAGCGAGGTAAAGAAATCCTGCAAAGATTCAATCCAATGTTAAGTATGCTGGTGCAATGATTATATTTACTGGAATGGTTTTGACAACACCAGTTTATCGTTCTCAAATAAGTTTTTTAAAATTGGCACACTTGTCTTCAATTGACAATTAGGCAATGGCCTTGCAGATGAACACATGTGACATATAGGAGCACAAGATGCTGAACAGGCAGGGTCAACATCGACCAACACGAGTTACAAAAAAACACTAACTTATGGAAAACAAGTTCTCAAGCAATGCCTACCACAACTTTCCCGCTGATCATAGGCTCCACCACTTATTTAGTTTTCTATCTACCATCTTATTTCTTCAGATATACATTGTCGGCTTAATGAGATACAGCATTGTGGGATGCCCAGTGCATCGAAACAAAATCAATAACTCTTTTCTGGCCCTAGCAAAGCCTTGCATTGTTCTCTTTTTTAAGACCCTTGCATTTTTCTTTACAGACTAAAGTATGTAACCTATGATGGCCAATCACATGCTATATTGGCACAATAAATTCTGCCTACAACTAGACATACTAGTGCTAGTTAAGAAGAATTCTCCCCGCCTCTGATGCATCAAGAGAATACCCAGTCTTCTCAGGACTTATGATTGCCTTGCAATATTTTCCGGAATGACCCTTTATCTGCTTCTATCATCAAGGAACTACTCGGCAAAGCAAATTATCTGCTTCTATCATCCTTTTGAGGTAATGTCATGGATCTACTAGACTGAATAAAGTTAGTTTATTCTATGATGGTATGACCCTTTATATTAACATTCTGCTTTTGCTCCAGAATAGATGACGCTTTAAAAAAATGCACAGTCAACTCATCAAACTTTGTCAACTAATGAATAAAATATTTATATTGGTTAAGTGAGAATTGTATCATTAAAATTGACACGAAATTTTATTTTCCTATATAAATTTATGATAATATTTTACCAACATATCATATTTATATAAAAAGTAACAGAAAAGTTGCACACTCGAGACTGCAAAACAAAAAACTTAACTGGattcagaaacagaggaagcaGTACTTTACAGTTTACAGTAACTTTAGTGTATGGCATGCAATCTGGAAGCGGTAATCTACAAGCAGTAATCACGTACCGCTGGAAGTGGTTTCCTCCCACTGGATTTGCTGTCACCAGAAGATGTTCCGTCTTGAACACCACTGGTTCCTTGAGAACTTGAAGGCACTTGAGATGTAAGACCACCCATAGAGGCAGGAACTGAAGATCCTTGGATGGGCATTCCTGTTGGGGCCTGCAAAGGTATACCACAACTTCTttcaagaaaaaagaaaaacactgAACTGCACACTTCTTGAAATTTTCTGCAAAGGGAGGTACCTGATTGCCTGAGGTTCCATGGGGTGCACCAAATAACGAagaatgtgactgctctatcatgGATGACAGCCCTCTGTCATTTGCTCTTGGATCAACAGAAGTTGGAAAAGCTGATGTATTGGGTGCAGAGGGTGTTTCAGAGAATGATAGTTGTGCAAGTACAGACTCAAGCGGATTTACAGTGCTGCCGACTTGTGGTGTTTGTTGCTGGCTAAAAGCATCAAAAGATGCCCAATCACCACCGCTCGCTGATGGAGCACTTTTGCCTTGTTCAAAAACAGGCTGTGGCACTGTTGCATTAACAGGCTGTGGTGGTGGCTGTGCATTTACAGGCTGCTGTTGTGGTGTAGAGCCTGCCTGCGATGGTGGGGCAGATGCAGCAGGTTCAGGATCTGCCCCAAAATCAATTAAACTGACTGGACTAGCTGCCTTTATCTGTTCTGAAGTCCCTTCAGAAGAACCAATACTGCTGGCAATGGATGTCGTCCTCTACAGTTATGAAACATGTAAGACAAACAGTTACAATTTTGTGTCAAGATCTCAGATTAAGAATATTTGCACAAAAGAATGGCATTTCAAGGGTATCTAAAAGCAGTTTCTGAGAGAGAGAAAACACCAAGAGCGAGTAGGACAACCTGTGCCTGAGGTGGAGGTTCAATGGTCCTGGTTCCATTTGGTTTCGGAGGGTCAATCGGTTTGGCTACATTCGATTTTGGAGGGTCAATCGGTCTGGCTACAttcagcttaggaggttcaccaaCCCGAAGTTGAGGAGCATCATCACCCAATATCTCCCTCACTGGCCGTACAACAGGAGGACTAGATCCATTGGCTTCTCTCTCATAATTTGGAGAGCCAGTCTCTGACTTTCTTGGTTCAGAAAACCTGCGGTCCTCAAACCTTTGAACTGGAGTTGTTTTGCCAGATCTATCGTCGACACCCTCAAAGTAGCGGGGACTCTTCTTATAGTCATTCTGGTCATAACCAGGACTACGTTCTCCATAGGAATGTCTGGAATTTCTGTCATCACTACGACCACTATAACTCCGACGGTCAGAGTAACTTTCACCATACGGTGGACTTCTTGAACCACCCCGATTTCCATCAGATCTTCTATTTTCACTCTGTTCATCCTTATCATCCTGAAATATGCAAATCAGGCAGCAAATAAGATATAAAAAAATCCAGAACTGAATGCAATCACCGCTGAAAAATGATAGAGCTACAAGGAGCCAGCATCACCTTTCCCCTCGGTGGTCTATCAGAGCTTCTTTCTCCAGTATATCTCCGTTCCACGTAAACATGCTTGATGAAAGTCCTCAATTTATCCGTATTACTAAGACAAAAAGAAACAGGTCATAATTCCGAAGGAAAAACAAACAATTTATAACCTTGAAGCTGAACAAAGAAAGGTAACCTGCTGTCAGGATATGGATTGCGCTGAGCATCCCAATCCTTGAAAAATATTTCTCTTGCACGCTACAGGATATGCAAAACCCATGTCAAGTTATTAGACAAGAAGACGTGAACTGATGGAAAATTCAGAGAAACATGAAAAACACCTCATTCCCTCCTCCTTGCAGAGCAGTAACTTCTTGAGCAGTAAATTTGGCCATGGAAACTGATTTCACCCGGTGTGTGAACTCTCGGCTAGGAGGAGCAGAAAATAAAAGTCAAGCAGTTACTATAAAATGCTCGCTTGACTTGTTCCAAATTGGGGTGGGCAACCTGTTAATTGACTCTACCATAGTGCTCTaacggaaaaagaaaaaaatgaaagaGAACTGAATAGAAATCTTACTGTGCTCCACTGCAATTGGTGCAAACAAAGGTCCAGAAATTTGTGCATACATATTGTGGTCCCTGTTCATACCAATATATGTAATGCATAAGTGTTTCAATGTTTAGGAAGGTCAACCAATACAAGCAACAAGAGATGGTAAAATGGCCTATATGATTCACAAGCTGGCACTCTTTAGTTCAGAATGCAAATGGAACATGATTAAGGCTGGAAAACTTATGGTCACATAGATATCCAAATAAGCAGTAGAACTGAGCTGGGGGAAAGAGGTCATAAATGAAAAAGGGGATAAAATTTATGTCTGGATTATGGCAAAATACTTGCACTCTATACCATAATATGTGTGTTTTTATTTATCGGGGGCAGTGGAAAAAAATCCTAAACACCTCCCCCTGCCTCTTCAATGAGAGAGGCGGAATAAAATGCAAGGAAAACTGAATCGCACAAAAAAATTCGGAACAAATCTGAGCTTAGAAATGTTAGGACAGGACTTTAATGGGCACACTGAACTGTTTCTACTGTCAATCACATCCGACTTGTCCATATTACGAAGCTCTTCAAGTTTAAAAAATGATAAGATTGGTCGAATTACATTGGATAGACCATAGAGCTATAGAGCATACAATTAATGTGATTTCGATGCATAGCTAATTAGGCAAGTTCCAATTAATACGTCTAAATAAAAGGGGTGCCACCTTGAAATCACCCCATCCCGTGGCAGACGaagcaagctactgaaagtgtcTCAAATAATGGTAGATATCATGCGAATGGCATGTGTCGGCCCTTTTGAGCATAGCAGTACATGGACCGTTCATAACACATTGGTAGCTTCGATGTGCACCTAGCCACTTAGGGAGTGAGCATGAAAGGGCACGAAGCTTAACATTCATATGACTTGCGAAATAGCTTTAAAACTAGCGCCATTTCCAGCAACCGTCGCAGATGAAGTCAAACGAGCTCTAAAACAGCCTAGCAACTGAGAGAGCGAGCATAGAATGGCGGCAACGCGTGGCGCCTCCACCTGGGACGCCCATAATCCGTTGTCGCTTTCCTTATTGATAGCTTGGGCTCATGTTACGTCGCAATGTCATGCTGCTTGACTACCGTAATTCGAAACACGGCACGATTTCCAGCACTGAGGCTACCCTTTTTGCTCTGACCCACACAACAAGACGATGATGTGGCTGTCGATGAGAACCCTACCACGCCGGCACAGAATGGCACCGAGTTGACGGATTAGCTAGCTTTAGACCCAGCACCATTTCCAGCAAGGATGGCGGATGAGGTCAAATAATCTGCAAAATCCACTCTAGAGACTGCCAGCACCCAACCTCGCTCTCAAATCCGACCACATTTAGCATTTAGCAGGAGAAGTAGGCGGAGCCAGCATGGAAAAAGTACCAGATTGTTGCAGTTGATGCAGCGCTTGTTGGCGGGGAGCTTGAGCAGACCGCGTATGACCCGCTCGTTCTTCTCATCCTCCTTGACCCGGCTCGCCATCGCCGGACGCCCGACCGCGGCAAACCCTACGAGAAAAAAAGACACCACCCAAAAATATCAGCAGCAGCCCGCCCCGGAAATGGCCCGAGATCCGGCGACGCCCCGCCAGATCCGGCCACGATCACGACGGGTCAAACGGCCGAATCGACGAGCCCctcaccggcggagccttcctCCTCGGTGCGCGCGCGCGTGCGTGCGAGCGCGAGATCCCGCACggggaggtggcggtggcggcgaacgGGAAAGGTCCCTGCTTTGGCTGTCGCCGCTGAGCTGCTTGGCTTAAGAAAATCGAACTAAtcaaagtgtttttttttttctcgtgGGGTTTACTCGTTCACCggcgaaggaggagaagaaggcagCGCGAAGGCTGCCGGTCAACTTTTCGGGTGTGGACCGGCAGAAGCCGGTCGCCGGGCTGCGGGAGGGAGGCGGCTTCTAGAGGGACGGTGGGGCCGGAGGCTTTATGGGGCCCGCGTGGAAGGGACGGCGGGGGGTTTGGTGATGGTTTCTCCAGGTTTGGTGAGCTGGAGGTGACCGTCGTTTCTGTTGCGGTTTGTTTTGGTCTCCATCCAGTACTGGTCCCACGGTTTAGGCTAATCGCCGACAGCGAGGAGTACTTTTCTGgcgaatcctatacaccgaccaggtcggtgtatacgACGTGCCGCACACCCCACGCACcttttgggccggcccatatcCGGCTGATGTTCCCTGGAGTCTGTTCCTCCGCCCTTCTTCGCCTGAGCTCTGGTTCTTCCGGGTTCATCTCCATCGACGGAGGCGGAAGGTCCTTCGCCGATTGTGTGTTCGTCTGCCCTTCTTCGCCCGAGCTCTGGTTCTTCCGGGTTCGTCTCCATCGGGCGGCGGAAGGTCAGTACCATTTTCATCTTCTCCCCCTACGCACACTACTGGAATTGTTCTGATTAGTGTTTTTCCAGAGGAATTTCAGGGTGGGTTCGCTAGGATGCGTTCTTTTTTTAGATCCCCCTAGGTTTCTTTTCTCTGTAATGCATCGTGCACATGATCTCTCTCTTAGTGTTCACTCCATAGAAGACAACGCATAGTCCCCATTTCTAGATCCGTGTTGCTGCTTGTAAGAAGACACGCATATCTCTGTTTCGAGATCCCCCTAGGTTTCTTTTTCTATCAATCGTTTGCTGCCCACAAGTACTTATAGCCTGTACAGATACACAATTTATTTCTCAAGAAGAAGACAAGCATAGCTCTGTTTCTCTGTTTCTGGCTCTTCATACATTTAGTAATCCGCCCTCCAGTTCGATTGACTATGATTAAATGTTGTGTTAATGCTTCAGTTTTTCATAATTCATACTACATAGAAGACTTGCTTCAGGTTAGTCAAATGTTACCATCAGGAATTTGTAAAAACTTATCTTGCTAGTTACTGGAATCAACATTTTGTTATGTTCTGTGCATTTAGCCGCCTGAGCCCTTCCCCGATTCTTCCCCCGAGTCTGCTCCTCAGTCCCTTCTTCGCTCGAGTTCTGGTTCCTATACACTGGGTTCTGCTTCATTCGTCTCCAGCAATGGCAGCGGAAGGTCAGTACCGTTTCCATCTTCTCCCCATACGAGCACTTCTGGATTCGTTCTGATTAGGTTTTCTTCAGAGGAATTTGTgggttgttttccttaggattttAGGAGTTGTTCGCTAGGTTGCGTACTGTTTCTAGATTCCCCTAGAATTCTTCCGTGGCCAGCCGCTGTCCAGACATGGAGCTCGTTCTGGTCCTCCGGCAAGAGCTATCACAAGCCCCGCTTCTTCCCGGACTCTGCTTTGCTCTTGCCGGGCAGGCCCCGCAGCGAACTCCGCACGAGCATGACCTTTTCCGCCGACTTCTGGTGTGTTAGACTTATGGTACCGACGCTGACTGCTCGCTGGAGAAGATGCCGTCGGTTGATCACAAGCTCATCTAGGAGATGCTGAACTTCTAGCTGAGCTTATAGGAATTGCAGGTAGCAGGTGTCAGGATTTTTCATACATGATAAGATACATTTAACCTATTACTACAATTAGATATGAGCAATTAAATTGCCCAGAAAAAATCCGCGCCCTAGGACTGCTAATTAGTACCTGCATACTGCTTCTGTCATGGGTTGCATTGACAAGATGTAAGAAccgtttctagatttattaaggaGTAGTTGTACTGAAGTGTTATTACTTCTTCAAATGGCACCATTGTTCGCCTCTGCCCTTTTTTGTTTTCTTAACCTACAGCCTATACTACAGGAATAATGAGATTTTTGTGCGATGAATAAACCCATGGCAATTTCAGCATTCCATTGTAGCCACTTCCCAAAATCCTGTGAAGCTTGTGGTTCTTCACTTTTTAGTTTTATTGAAGGAACGTTCTAGCCGTGGTCCATGGAGAATCGAGATTAAACTGAAGCATGTGCTGCATTTCTATGCAAGCTTGTGCCACAATCAGTGGTGCGTTAGTTCAGCTAGGCTCCAGT includes:
- the LOC124692043 gene encoding probable ADP-ribosylation factor GTPase-activating protein AGD14 isoform X1; the encoded protein is MASRVKEDEKNERVIRGLLKLPANKRCINCNNLGPQYVCTNFWTFVCTNCSGAHREFTHRVKSVSMAKFTAQEVTALQGGGNERAREIFFKDWDAQRNPYPDSSNTDKLRTFIKHVYVERRYTGERSSDRPPRGKDDKDEQSENRRSDGNRGGSRSPPYGESYSDRRSYSGRSDDRNSRHSYGERSPGYDQNDYKKSPRYFEGVDDRSGKTTPVQRFEDRRFSEPRKSETGSPNYEREANGSSPPVVRPVREILGDDAPQLRVGEPPKLNVARPIDPPKSNVAKPIDPPKPNGTRTIEPPPQAQRTTSIASSIGSSEGTSEQIKAASPVSLIDFGADPEPAASAPPSQAGSTPQQQPVNAQPPPQPVNATVPQPVFEQGKSAPSASGGDWASFDAFSQQQTPQVGSTVNPLESVLAQLSFSETPSAPNTSAFPTSVDPRANDRGLSSMIEQSHSSLFGAPHGTSGNQAPTGMPIQGSSVPASMGGLTSQVPSSSQGTSGVQDGTSSGDSKSSGRKPLPADFFTSLYPSAAQTMPGWQRAPQPGMGFAMQYPAGMLQGMQAYPQTAYSQPTYQQPAYQQPAYQQPGYQQPAYQQPAYQQPAYQQPAYQQPAYSQPAKASNPFDLGNEAAPIQAHAQPLSGAPAGPTPPTFLGNSSFGVPPQQPQQLYPSTAPQNHYMMQHVPSNMSEQLPNSMLPRQQGGPGSLGIGYDQQAAPRYSQPSTPPSYGAVGGNPFG
- the LOC124692043 gene encoding probable ADP-ribosylation factor GTPase-activating protein AGD14 isoform X2 — translated: MASRVKEDEKNERVIRGLLKLPANKRCINCNNLGPQYVCTNFWTFVCTNCSGAHREFTHRVKSVSMAKFTAQEVTALQGGGNERAREIFFKDWDAQRNPYPDSSNTDKLRTFIKHVYVERRYTGERSSDRPPRGKDDKDEQSENRRSDGNRGGSRSPPYGESYSDRRSYSGRSDDRNSRHSYGERSPGYDQNDYKKSPRYFEGVDDRSGKTTPVQRFEDRRFSEPRKSETGSPNYEREANGSSPPVVRPVREILGDDAPQLRVGEPPKLNVARPIDPPKSNVAKPIDPPKPNGTRTIEPPPQAQRTTSIASSIGSSEGTSEQIKAASPVSLIDFGADPEPAASAPPSQAGSTPQQQPVNAQPPPQPVNATVPQPVFEQGKSAPSASGGDWASFDAFSQQQTPQVGSTVNPLESVLAQLSFSETPSAPNTSAFPTSVDPRANDRGLSSMIEQSHSSLFGAPHGTSGNQAPTGMPIQGSSVPASMGGLTSQVPSSSQGTSGVQDGTSSGDSKSSGRKPLPADFFTSLYPSAAQTMPGWQRAPQPGMGFAMQYPAGMLQGMQAYPQTAYSQPTYQQPAYQQPAYQQPGYQQPAYQQPAYQQPAYQQPAYQQPAYSQPAKASNPFDLGNEAAPIQAHAPLSGAPAGPTPPTFLGNSSFGVPPQQPQQLYPSTAPQNHYMMQHVPSNMSEQLPNSMLPRQQGGPGSLGIGYDQQAAPRYSQPSTPPSYGAVGGNPFG